In Gossypium hirsutum isolate 1008001.06 chromosome D06, Gossypium_hirsutum_v2.1, whole genome shotgun sequence, one genomic interval encodes:
- the LOC107901879 gene encoding ornithine aminotransferase, mitochondrial: protein MAATRKPLLSLLSRVSRTSKRTYGVLAEGSSSSSSSSSNHLINLEYEYSAHNYHPVPVVFSEAKGSIIWDPEGKKYLDFLSAYSAVNQGHCHPKIIKAFQEQAERLTLSSRAFYNDRFPVFAERLTSMFGYEMVLPMNTGAEGVETALKLARKWGYEKKKIPKNEAIIVSCCGCFHGRTLAVISMSCDNEATRGFGPLLPGHIKVDFGDAVALEKIFKEHGDRIAGFLFEPIQGEAGVIIPPKGYLKAVRDLCSKYNVLMIADEIQSGLARSGKMLACDWEGVRPDVVILGKALGGGVIPVSAVLADKDVMLCIRPGEHGSTFGGNPLASAVAIASLDVIQEEKLAERSAHLGEELLCQLVKIKEEFPNYVKEVRGRGLFTAVEFNSKSLFPVSAYDICLKMKERGVLAKPTHDTIVRLTPPLCMSRDEVKEGSKVLHDVLELDLPNMQKAKPKDSPTTATICDRCGRNLYDPLDRAL, encoded by the exons ATGGCGGCAACGAGGAAACCCTTACTGTCTTTGCTAAGCAGAGTGAGCCGAACAAGCAAGAGGACCTATGGTGTTCTGGCTGAAGGcagctcttcttcttcttcttcctcttctaaCCATCTCATCAACCTTGAATACGAATATAGTGCCCACAA TTACCACCCAGTTCCTGTTGTATTCTCTGAAGCAAAGGGATCAATCATATGGGATCCAGAAGGCAAGAAATATCTGGATTTTCTATCAGCTTACTCAGCTGTTAATCAG GGACATTGCCATCCAAAGATCATCAAAGCATTTCAAGAACAGGCAGAAAGACTCACTCTCAGTTCCAGAGCCTTCTACAATGACAGGTTTCCAGTTTTTGCTGAGCGTTTGACAAGCATGTTTGGTTATGAGATGGTGCTTCCTATGAACACAGGTGCTGAAGGAGTGGAAACTGCTCTGAAGTTGGCAAGGAAATGGGGTTATGAGAAGAAAAAAATTCCCAAAAACGAG GCTATTATCGTCTCTTGTTGTGGTTGCTTCCATGGTCGCACATTGGCTGTCATCTCTATGAGCTGTGACAATGAGGCTACTCGTGGATTCGGGCCATTATTGCCTGGTCATATTAAAGTTGATTTTGGTGATGCTGTTGCCCTTGAGAAGATCTTTAAAG AACATGGAGACAGAATAGCAGGATTTCTCTTTGAACCTATTCAAGGAGAGGCTGGT GTTATAATACCTCCAAAAGGTTATCTAAAAGCTGTCAGAGATCTTTGCTcaaaatataatgttttaatgATTGCTGACGAGATACAAAGTGGCCTAGCACGGTCAGGAAAAATGTTGGCTTGCGATTGGGAAGGTGTTCGTCCAGATGTTGTG ATACTAGGAAAAGCTTTGGGTGGTGGCGTAATACCTGTTAGTGCAGTGCTTGCTGACAAAGATGTAATGCTTTGTATTCGACCTGGAGAACATGGAAG CACTTTTGGGGGGAATCCTTTGGCCAGTGCGGTGGCCATTGCCTCACTAGATGTAATCCAGGAGGAGAAACTTGCTGAGAG ATCTGCCCATTTAGGAGAAGAACTTTTGTGTCAGCTGGTTAAGAttaaggaggaatttccaaactACGTTAAGGAAGTTCGGGGAAGAGGTTTATTCACTGCTGTAGAGTTCAATAGCAAGAGTTTATTCCCTGTTTCAGCATATGATATCTGTCTAAAGATGAAAGAAAGGGGAGTTCTTGCCAAACCCACACATGACACCATTGTACGGTTGACTCCTCCACTTTGCATGAG TCGGGATGAGGTCAAAGAAGGATCAAAGGTGCTGCATGATGTTCTGGAACTTGATCTACCAAATATGCAGAAGGCCAAGCCGAAAGATTCTCCGACCACCGCTACAATTTGCGATCGATGTGGGAGGAACTTGTATGATCCTTTAGATAGAGCTCTCTAA